From the genome of Segatella hominis, one region includes:
- a CDS encoding acyltransferase family protein, with protein sequence MQKTRYSFDKKVSSQLKAFALVLMIMHHLWHRPYFALFEPIEYGHLLLSIGMMGKICVGMFLFVSGYGLMASYCAAGNVFHIWRRLKKVLLPFWLIVILIAPFLLIIHEVKWFQVVTDAMLLTRNMNGNWWFMQTYVIYVICFPLFAKSLQYNKVWIPLLIVSVVCFQPLAKFLRCYSEAGHYVLHYFPLLYSGMIARKFSLFDFLAAQRVWYRLLLVAALLVARFVLGWNILNIGLIIAMIMFLIDIQGYLSDKVKRGFDFLGKMSMNMWLIHLFFINYGFHFRNPFADLAWIYLESLAAAYIIWCVYHKLCGCKW encoded by the coding sequence ATGCAGAAAACGAGGTATTCATTCGATAAGAAAGTTTCAAGCCAACTGAAGGCTTTTGCCTTGGTATTGATGATTATGCATCATCTATGGCATCGGCCTTATTTTGCTCTGTTTGAGCCGATAGAGTATGGGCATCTGCTACTGTCTATTGGGATGATGGGCAAAATCTGCGTGGGCATGTTCCTGTTTGTCTCTGGCTATGGGCTAATGGCTTCTTACTGCGCTGCAGGGAATGTCTTTCATATTTGGAGGAGACTGAAGAAGGTGTTGTTGCCCTTTTGGTTGATTGTCATCCTGATAGCGCCTTTCTTATTGATTATCCATGAAGTGAAATGGTTTCAGGTAGTGACGGATGCGATGTTGCTGACAAGGAATATGAATGGGAATTGGTGGTTTATGCAGACCTACGTGATTTACGTAATCTGTTTTCCACTATTTGCCAAAAGTCTGCAATATAATAAGGTATGGATTCCTTTGCTGATTGTTTCTGTAGTCTGCTTCCAACCTTTGGCTAAGTTTCTCAGATGTTATTCTGAAGCTGGGCATTATGTGCTGCATTATTTCCCTCTGCTTTATTCGGGTATGATTGCCCGTAAATTCTCTTTGTTTGATTTCTTGGCAGCGCAGAGAGTATGGTATAGATTGCTCTTGGTGGCAGCTTTACTGGTTGCCCGTTTTGTTTTGGGATGGAATATCTTGAATATCGGTCTGATCATTGCTATGATTATGTTTCTGATTGATATTCAGGGATATTTATCTGATAAGGTGAAGCGTGGATTTGATTTCTTAGGTAAAATGTCTATGAACATGTGGCTCATCCACTTGTTTTTTATCAACTATGGTTTTCACTTCAGAAATCCATTTGCTGATTTGGCATGGATATATCTGGAATCTCTTGCTGCTGCTTATATAATATGGTGTGTTTATCATAAACTGTGTGGTTGTAAATGGTAG
- a CDS encoding AAA family ATPase — translation MNIRIIIDKLGPITDSEIVFKPFMVFTGESGLGKSYTALLWYNLITSLTPMRLQEFITKKINGSVKEELTFKFKDFRMWLNQNTAAFLGYLLGNNNFDCQVNYVFEIDDDKPVEMKRLHDEDASGFTRYSINGDINVFPLDLEDNVLMMSFSLHGYLSELCLGKNYLRPLILPPARAAFMGANTTSPIGMYRDFLAQLDDLKTPSRNISPDNQFFVNYIAKLSDGEIVLENGSVFLQFESGEKIPVSAAASSVKELMPFLLMLQNGKIRQYNSLLFEEPEAHVHPKKQFLLMDMLARCCNKGMLIQMTTHSDYLLGRMNQLLVLGKIREKSMEAFETFCKEHQFNKNLYLHTEQIGGYYFKRENDRVVIEEQDLSLGLPFNSFENTVKSQMELSADINDLAESLGIVSNL, via the coding sequence ATGAATATCCGAATAATAATAGATAAGTTAGGACCTATTACTGATTCTGAGATAGTATTTAAGCCTTTTATGGTTTTTACGGGTGAATCGGGACTGGGTAAGAGCTATACCGCTTTATTGTGGTATAACTTAATTACTTCATTGACTCCTATGAGACTTCAAGAGTTTATTACAAAGAAGATAAATGGGAGTGTTAAGGAAGAGCTTACTTTTAAATTCAAGGATTTTAGAATGTGGCTCAATCAGAATACAGCTGCGTTTCTCGGTTATTTGTTAGGTAACAATAATTTTGATTGTCAAGTGAATTATGTCTTCGAGATAGACGACGACAAACCTGTAGAAATGAAGAGATTGCATGATGAGGATGCCTCGGGATTTACTCGTTATAGCATTAATGGTGATATAAATGTTTTCCCCCTTGACTTGGAGGACAATGTCTTGATGATGAGCTTTTCTCTTCATGGCTATTTGTCTGAATTATGTTTGGGTAAAAACTATTTGCGCCCATTGATATTGCCGCCAGCAAGAGCGGCATTTATGGGAGCCAATACAACATCGCCTATTGGTATGTATCGTGATTTCTTGGCGCAATTGGATGATTTAAAAACTCCTTCAAGGAATATTAGCCCAGATAATCAGTTCTTTGTTAACTATATAGCTAAGTTGTCAGATGGTGAGATCGTCTTGGAAAATGGAAGCGTGTTCTTGCAGTTTGAGTCTGGTGAAAAAATTCCTGTATCTGCTGCGGCTTCTTCGGTCAAGGAACTGATGCCTTTCCTGCTGATGTTGCAAAATGGCAAGATTAGACAATATAATAGTCTGCTTTTTGAGGAGCCCGAAGCTCATGTGCATCCTAAGAAGCAATTCTTATTGATGGATATGTTGGCAAGATGTTGCAACAAGGGTATGCTTATTCAAATGACAACACATAGCGATTATCTCTTGGGGCGTATGAATCAACTGTTGGTATTGGGGAAGATAAGGGAAAAGTCTATGGAAGCCTTTGAAACCTTCTGTAAAGAACATCAGTTTAATAAAAATTTATATCTGCATACAGAACAGATTGGGGGCTATTATTTTAAGCGTGAAAATGATCGTGTTGTCATTGAAGAGCAGGATTTGTCATTAGGCTTACCTTTTAATTCTTTTGAGAATACTGTAAAAAGTCAGATGGAATTGTCGGCAGACATAAACGATTTGGCAGAGAGTTTAGGAATAGTGTCTAATTTATAA
- a CDS encoding AAA family ATPase, with protein MRLHIQNINKIKEADIALNGLTVIVGENDMGKSTIGRAFFSTIKAVSNTRSLSNESSAHKASKHIDSLYKHFYGKKIIDDAINLLPRIKSEMERICQDESERNAFLDHLNAKIDEIDLSPRQKSLLKEDIANIRICYDQVDNPAAVLKTELAYLVESEFMGQFCSSKSELTYVMLDTEEVGKLLFKAKDNQVTDVSFLEREFYEDITYVESPLYFHLLDSLRYSVAYREMKAVPGYKPMVPAHVKDFVDKVWNIQSFHAQPSLFEPQSKEYHTEDIIHGTFTYDKGSRSIVYQKNGMKIKPINVASGIKSFGALQLLLDGYCISNNRPLIWDEPENHLHPQWQVEFAKVIVQIVNSGIPVMISTHSPYFLQAVRYYSAMYSIEKYVNYYMAECGNDDMVSMKEVTNDLNQVFLTLAEPLNKIMNVDEVRGKLK; from the coding sequence ATGAGATTACATATACAAAATATCAATAAAATCAAGGAAGCAGATATTGCCTTGAATGGCTTGACTGTAATCGTGGGAGAGAATGATATGGGCAAAAGTACCATAGGTAGAGCATTCTTTTCTACCATCAAGGCTGTCTCTAATACGAGAAGCTTGAGTAATGAAAGTTCTGCCCACAAAGCTTCTAAGCACATTGATTCTTTGTATAAGCATTTCTATGGGAAGAAGATTATTGATGATGCTATCAATCTGTTGCCTCGTATCAAATCTGAAATGGAAAGAATATGCCAGGATGAGTCTGAACGAAATGCTTTTCTGGATCATCTGAATGCTAAAATCGATGAGATTGATTTGTCTCCTCGCCAAAAGTCTTTGCTCAAGGAGGATATTGCGAATATTCGGATTTGCTATGACCAGGTGGATAATCCTGCGGCTGTATTGAAAACGGAGTTGGCTTATCTGGTTGAATCTGAGTTTATGGGGCAGTTCTGTTCTTCTAAGTCTGAGCTTACTTATGTTATGCTTGATACTGAAGAAGTGGGAAAACTATTGTTTAAGGCAAAGGATAATCAAGTGACAGACGTCTCCTTTTTGGAAAGAGAATTCTATGAGGATATCACTTATGTTGAGTCGCCACTGTACTTTCATCTTCTTGATAGCTTGAGATATTCTGTTGCTTATCGGGAAATGAAGGCTGTTCCTGGATATAAACCTATGGTTCCTGCTCATGTGAAAGACTTTGTAGATAAGGTTTGGAACATCCAGAGCTTTCATGCTCAACCAAGTTTGTTTGAACCTCAATCGAAGGAATATCACACAGAGGATATCATTCATGGTACGTTTACTTATGATAAGGGCTCTCGTAGCATCGTATATCAGAAAAATGGTATGAAGATCAAGCCTATCAATGTGGCTTCTGGTATCAAAAGCTTTGGTGCTTTGCAACTTCTGCTTGATGGTTATTGTATTTCTAATAATCGTCCTCTGATATGGGATGAACCTGAGAATCATCTGCATCCTCAGTGGCAGGTGGAGTTTGCTAAGGTTATCGTACAGATTGTTAATTCGGGTATTCCGGTGATGATCAGTACGCATAGTCCATATTTCCTGCAGGCAGTGAGGTATTATTCTGCTATGTATAGCATCGAGAAGTATGTGAACTACTACATGGCAGAGTGTGGAAATGATGATATGGTTAGTATGAAGGAGGTTACTAATGACTTAAACCAGGTGTTTCTTACCTTGGCTGAGCCTTTGAATAAAATCATGAACGTGGATGAAGTAAGGGGGAAACTGAAATGA
- a CDS encoding acyltransferase, whose translation MNIFQILQKISLVPSYLWDKMWVPVWKRCMKHCGKGVYIRPMSSDFKGLWNLSVGDGTSIPKGSTIYCTDAACTIGKKVLFGPNPTIITGDHRIDILGKYIADVTVEEKFVDGVNVYDQPVVIEDDVWCGANVTILKGVTIGHGSVVAAGAVVTKSFPPYSIIGGIPAKLLKMRFTEEEIKEHESRMELSKS comes from the coding sequence ATGAACATTTTTCAGATATTACAAAAGATAAGTCTTGTTCCTTCTTATCTGTGGGACAAGATGTGGGTGCCCGTATGGAAGCGCTGCATGAAGCACTGTGGCAAGGGGGTATATATCCGTCCGATGTCTTCGGATTTCAAGGGCTTGTGGAACCTGTCTGTAGGAGATGGTACTTCGATTCCTAAAGGTAGTACTATCTATTGTACGGATGCTGCATGTACTATTGGCAAGAAGGTGCTCTTCGGTCCGAATCCTACAATCATCACTGGTGATCATCGTATTGACATCTTGGGCAAATATATCGCGGACGTTACTGTGGAGGAAAAGTTTGTGGATGGGGTGAATGTATATGACCAGCCTGTCGTCATCGAGGATGATGTGTGGTGTGGGGCAAATGTTACAATCCTCAAAGGTGTGACTATCGGGCATGGTTCGGTTGTGGCTGCTGGTGCTGTGGTCACTAAATCCTTTCCTCCTTATAGTATTATCGGCGGTATTCCTGCTAAACTGCTCAAAATGAGATTTACGGAAGAGGAGATCAAGGAGCATGAAAGTAGAATGGAACTATCGAAATCATAA
- a CDS encoding acyltransferase family protein has protein sequence MTKKRLYSLDMMKFMAALMITNSHFQPLYEGVNTAFATFGVQGNALFFFVAGYLLMMGFGKHKELSFIDWFKGKIRRLWPAVFIWVVAANLIWDAPLTFDKMILGSDYWFLQTIVVYYALFYLLIRFLPAKCRFWGAINTCCLSSVWR, from the coding sequence ATGACTAAGAAGCGTTTATATTCGTTAGACATGATGAAATTCATGGCTGCATTGATGATTACCAATTCTCATTTCCAACCGCTATATGAGGGAGTGAACACTGCCTTTGCTACTTTTGGTGTGCAGGGTAATGCTCTGTTCTTCTTTGTGGCAGGGTATCTTCTGATGATGGGATTTGGAAAGCATAAGGAGCTGAGCTTTATCGATTGGTTTAAAGGGAAAATCAGGAGGTTGTGGCCTGCGGTGTTTATCTGGGTGGTGGCAGCTAACTTGATATGGGATGCTCCGCTGACTTTCGATAAAATGATATTGGGGAGTGATTATTGGTTCCTGCAAACTATCGTGGTGTACTATGCTTTGTTCTATCTGTTGATAAGGTTTTTACCTGCAAAATGCCGATTCTGGGGGGCAATAAATACATGTTGTCTCTCTTCGGTCTGGCGGTAG
- a CDS encoding glycosyltransferase gives MKILINAYACSPGMGSEPGMAWNWVSNLAKFCELYIITEGEFREKIEEVVPTLEQGKNMHFYYNPVSEEIRKMCWNQGDWRFYKYYKEWQWRTYLLAKDICKVEKMDVLHQLNMIGFREPGYLWKLSQENGVPFVWGPVDAKDKFPVAYLDGAGLKTKLFMHLKNFLTGIQLRHSKRVLLAAHQASVIFSASSNSQRSFKKYMNIDSPLLNETGCYVQDHPIVDKSQKETFDVLWVGKMDFRKQLGLALKSVAKSGNDKLRLHIVGGGDAESYQSLAESYGIADKCIWHGAVSHDEVQNIMQMSDVFLFTSVAEGTPHVVLEAIANNLPVVCFDTCGQGDAVNDKVGRKIPLSSPSQSARDFAKLLNELEKDRSLLRLLSENCKERQMELSWEEKAKVMVEWYKKGKML, from the coding sequence ATGAAGATTTTAATTAATGCATACGCTTGCTCGCCTGGTATGGGGAGTGAGCCGGGAATGGCATGGAACTGGGTGAGCAATCTCGCTAAGTTCTGTGAACTATATATTATCACCGAAGGGGAGTTTCGGGAGAAGATAGAGGAGGTGGTGCCTACCTTGGAACAGGGGAAGAACATGCACTTCTATTATAATCCGGTATCGGAGGAAATCAGGAAGATGTGTTGGAACCAGGGTGACTGGCGCTTCTATAAATATTATAAGGAGTGGCAGTGGAGGACGTATCTCTTGGCAAAGGATATCTGTAAGGTGGAGAAGATGGATGTGTTGCATCAGCTCAACATGATTGGATTCCGTGAGCCTGGATATCTCTGGAAATTGTCGCAAGAGAATGGGGTGCCGTTTGTGTGGGGGCCTGTGGATGCCAAGGATAAGTTCCCTGTAGCTTATCTGGATGGTGCTGGACTGAAGACAAAGTTGTTCATGCATCTGAAGAATTTCCTGACGGGTATCCAATTGAGACATTCCAAGCGTGTGCTTCTTGCTGCGCATCAGGCATCAGTCATCTTCTCTGCTTCATCGAACTCGCAGCGCTCTTTCAAAAAATACATGAATATAGATTCGCCTCTGCTTAACGAGACTGGGTGTTATGTTCAGGATCATCCTATTGTGGATAAATCGCAGAAAGAAACTTTTGATGTACTCTGGGTTGGTAAAATGGATTTCCGCAAGCAGTTGGGCTTGGCTTTAAAATCTGTAGCTAAGAGTGGAAACGATAAGCTCCGTCTTCATATTGTTGGTGGCGGTGATGCAGAATCCTATCAGTCATTAGCAGAGAGTTATGGCATTGCTGATAAGTGTATCTGGCATGGTGCTGTTAGCCACGATGAGGTACAGAACATCATGCAGATGTCGGATGTTTTCCTCTTTACCAGTGTTGCTGAGGGTACTCCTCATGTCGTTTTGGAAGCTATTGCCAATAATCTCCCTGTCGTTTGTTTTGATACTTGCGGTCAGGGTGATGCTGTGAATGATAAGGTAGGTAGGAAGATTCCTCTTTCTTCTCCGAGCCAGTCTGCTCGTGATTTCGCCAAACTGCTCAATGAGCTTGAAAAGGATAGGTCTTTGCTGAGGCTCCTTTCGGAGAATTGCAAGGAAAGACAAATGGAGCTTTCCTGGGAGGAAAAGGCTAAGGTCATGGTGGAGTGGTATAAGAAGGGGAAAATGCTTTGA